The following are encoded together in the Pseudomonas xantholysinigenes genome:
- a CDS encoding trans-sulfuration enzyme family protein has protein sequence MGPNMSDKPRNFATRTIHAGEQSSVADNAIFPAIVTSSSFIKRGLDDNPEYAYSRVSNPTRHAYETCVAALEEGVGAVACASGVSATATVLELLSKDAHVVVMNGVYGGTFRLLEDYRGRTSGLTTTYVDLNDIDAVAAAIRPDTQLIWIESPTNPLLHLVDIKAVCELARARGVLTCIDNTFCSPWNQQPITLGVDLVMHSASKYIGGHSDLTGGVVVAANPELLGRLRKISMAVGAIQGPFDCYLALRGLKTLDVRMERQSANALRVAQFLEQHPQVEQVFYPGLESHPQHDLCKRQMRTGGAVVALRIKGDRAAVNRLVEALQIFVLADSLGGVESMINHSWSMSHNSLSPEQKGGMGISENLLRLSVGIEDYRDLIEDLDMALKASADA, from the coding sequence ATGGGCCCGAACATGTCCGACAAGCCGCGCAATTTCGCCACTCGCACCATCCACGCCGGCGAGCAGTCCAGCGTTGCCGACAACGCCATCTTCCCGGCGATCGTCACCTCCAGCTCGTTCATCAAGCGCGGTTTGGACGACAACCCCGAATACGCCTACAGCCGGGTCAGCAACCCGACCCGGCATGCCTACGAGACCTGCGTCGCGGCGCTGGAAGAGGGCGTTGGCGCGGTTGCCTGCGCCTCGGGCGTCAGTGCTACCGCCACGGTACTGGAACTGCTCTCCAAGGATGCCCATGTGGTGGTGATGAACGGCGTCTACGGCGGCACCTTCCGCTTGCTGGAAGACTACCGTGGGCGTACCTCGGGCCTGACCACCACCTATGTCGACCTCAACGATATCGACGCCGTGGCGGCGGCGATCCGCCCGGACACGCAACTGATCTGGATCGAGTCGCCGACCAACCCGCTGCTGCACCTGGTGGACATCAAGGCAGTGTGCGAGCTGGCGCGCGCCCGCGGCGTGCTGACCTGCATCGACAATACCTTCTGCTCGCCGTGGAACCAGCAGCCGATCACCCTGGGCGTCGACCTGGTGATGCACTCGGCCAGCAAGTACATCGGCGGCCACTCCGACCTCACCGGTGGTGTGGTGGTGGCGGCCAACCCGGAGCTGCTGGGGCGCCTGCGCAAGATCAGCATGGCGGTCGGCGCGATCCAGGGGCCGTTCGACTGCTACCTGGCGCTGCGCGGCTTGAAGACCCTCGATGTGCGCATGGAACGCCAGAGCGCCAACGCCCTGCGCGTGGCGCAGTTCCTCGAACAGCACCCGCAGGTCGAGCAGGTGTTCTATCCCGGCCTTGAGAGCCACCCCCAGCATGACCTTTGCAAACGGCAGATGCGCACCGGTGGCGCGGTGGTGGCGTTGCGTATCAAGGGTGATCGGGCGGCGGTCAATCGCCTGGTCGAGGCCCTGCAGATCTTCGTGCTGGCCGACTCGCTGGGTGGGGTGGAGAGCATGATCAACCACTCCTGGAGCATGTCGCACAACTCGCTGAGCCCGGAGCAGAAGGGGGGGATGGGGATCAGCGAGAACCTGCTGCGGTTGTCGGTGGGGATCGAGGACTATCGCGATCTGATCGAGGATCTGGATATGGCGTTGAAGGCTTCGGCTGACGCGTGA
- a CDS encoding Lrp/AsnC family transcriptional regulator: MDSFDQHILTLLQRDASLSLKDLAEAVNLSTTPCWKRVKRLEEDGYIKGRVALLDPERLGLGLTVFVQLKTQRHDSAWLAQFAATVTAFEEVMEVYRMSGDWDYMLRVVVGDIAAYDRFYKKLITSTDGLSNITSSFAMEQMKYTTAYPVHR; encoded by the coding sequence ATGGACAGTTTCGACCAGCACATCCTCACCCTGCTCCAGCGCGACGCCTCGCTGTCGCTCAAGGACCTGGCCGAAGCGGTCAACCTGTCCACCACACCGTGCTGGAAACGGGTCAAGCGCCTGGAGGAGGACGGCTACATCAAGGGGCGCGTCGCCCTGCTCGACCCTGAGCGCCTGGGCCTGGGCCTGACGGTGTTCGTCCAGCTCAAGACCCAGCGCCACGACAGCGCCTGGCTGGCCCAGTTCGCCGCCACGGTGACGGCGTTCGAGGAGGTGATGGAGGTGTACCGCATGTCGGGGGACTGGGACTACATGCTGCGGGTGGTGGTGGGCGACATCGCCGCCTACGACCGCTTCTACAAGAAGCTGATCACCAGCACCGACGGGCTGTCGAACATCACCTCGAGCTTTGCCATGGAGCAAATGAAGTACACCACGGCGTATCCAGTGCATCGCTAA
- a CDS encoding YdcH family protein codes for MPVPHDLLADLHVSAEQFQALIDKDHDLHKLHKEYNAKDKEVVAAEGNGTNDDKVTQLRKERLLLKDKIERIVHPPKS; via the coding sequence ATGCCCGTTCCGCATGATTTGCTCGCAGACCTGCATGTTTCCGCCGAGCAGTTCCAGGCCCTCATCGACAAGGACCACGACCTGCACAAGCTGCACAAGGAATACAACGCCAAGGACAAGGAAGTGGTAGCCGCCGAAGGCAACGGCACCAATGACGACAAGGTCACCCAGCTGCGCAAGGAACGCTTGCTGCTCAAGGACAAGATCGAACGGATCGTCCATCCGCCCAAATCCTGA
- a CDS encoding 5-carboxymethyl-2-hydroxymuconate Delta-isomerase produces MPHLNLEYSDNLRDLNVDVLLLRLNHALVGSGQFAEELDIKSRAQAFAQYRIGTAPGERAFAHVRLAILSGRAEQVKQQLSNSLLEVLREAIPTQAGLDIQLCVEVLDIDRAPYAKLRLPG; encoded by the coding sequence ATGCCTCACCTGAACCTCGAATACAGCGACAACCTGCGTGACCTCAATGTCGACGTGCTGCTGTTGCGCCTCAACCATGCCCTGGTCGGCAGCGGCCAGTTCGCCGAAGAGCTGGACATCAAAAGTCGCGCCCAAGCGTTTGCCCAATACCGTATCGGCACCGCGCCGGGCGAGCGAGCCTTTGCCCATGTGCGCCTGGCGATCCTCAGCGGCCGCGCGGAGCAGGTCAAGCAGCAGCTGTCCAATAGCTTGCTCGAAGTCCTGCGCGAGGCGATTCCGACCCAGGCCGGGCTGGACATTCAACTGTGCGTGGAGGTGCTGGACATCGACCGCGCGCCGTACGCCAAACTTCGCCTGCCTGGCTGA
- a CDS encoding phosphoethanolamine transferase has protein sequence MLKIKSLRTEWVTLLASLYLLVGMNMFLWGHLEDIVPPGMVGLWLSLAFAVMMLFAFNLILTLLAFRYVLKPVLIVLFMSGAAVAYFMNQYGVLIDAGMFRNVAETNAAEVRDLLSLKFALYMLLLGVLPSLLVWKANIAYRSWHRELLGKLVVSGACVVALGSVALVNYQGLSSLLRNHHELRLMLTPSNIVGASFGYVREQIGSAAQPFQAYGEDARRDAAWQHHARKSLTVLVVGESARADNFGVLGYARDTTPRLAKEQGLLSFTDVHSCGTETAVSVPCMFSGMGRKDYVPSVAKNREGLLDILQRAGLAVQWRDNQSGCKGTCDRVQFIDVSNLKDPALCANGECHDEILLQGLGELIDNLDQDTVLVLHQMGSHGPEYFKRYPAGAEPFTPVCRSNALNQCSEQEIVNGYDNTLSYTDKVLASLIDTLRSKQDKVDTAMIYLSDHGESLGEYNLFLHGTPYMMAPDQQKHVPLLAWFSDSYQQDFGLDTDCLAKLRDAPLSQDNLFHSMLGLLQVRTGVYQQSLDMFAGCRPWLAADR, from the coding sequence ATGCTAAAAATTAAATCCCTGCGGACTGAATGGGTCACGTTGCTGGCCAGCCTTTACCTGCTGGTCGGTATGAACATGTTTCTCTGGGGGCACCTAGAAGATATCGTACCGCCCGGCATGGTGGGGCTGTGGCTGAGCCTGGCATTCGCGGTGATGATGCTGTTCGCGTTCAATCTCATTCTCACGCTGTTGGCATTTCGTTATGTATTGAAGCCGGTATTGATTGTCTTGTTCATGAGTGGCGCGGCGGTGGCTTATTTCATGAACCAATATGGCGTACTTATCGATGCCGGCATGTTCCGTAATGTCGCCGAAACCAACGCTGCGGAAGTGCGAGACTTGCTCTCGTTGAAGTTTGCCTTGTATATGCTGTTGCTCGGCGTGTTGCCGTCGCTACTGGTGTGGAAGGCCAACATCGCCTATCGCTCCTGGCACCGCGAACTGCTTGGCAAGCTGGTGGTCAGTGGCGCCTGCGTGGTGGCGCTGGGTTCGGTGGCGCTGGTCAACTACCAGGGGCTTTCCTCGTTGTTGCGCAATCACCACGAACTGCGCCTGATGCTCACGCCGAGCAATATCGTCGGCGCCTCGTTCGGTTATGTGCGTGAACAGATCGGCAGTGCTGCCCAGCCGTTCCAAGCCTATGGCGAAGATGCCCGCCGCGATGCCGCCTGGCAGCACCATGCGCGCAAGTCGTTGACAGTGCTGGTGGTGGGCGAAAGCGCCCGGGCGGACAACTTCGGCGTGCTTGGCTATGCCCGCGATACCACGCCGCGACTGGCCAAGGAACAGGGCCTGCTGAGCTTCACCGACGTGCATTCCTGTGGTACCGAGACCGCGGTGTCGGTGCCTTGCATGTTCTCCGGCATGGGCCGCAAGGACTACGTGCCGAGCGTGGCGAAGAACCGCGAAGGCCTGCTCGATATCCTCCAGCGCGCTGGCCTGGCCGTGCAGTGGCGTGACAACCAGTCCGGCTGCAAGGGCACCTGTGATCGGGTGCAGTTCATCGATGTCAGCAACCTCAAGGACCCGGCCCTGTGCGCCAATGGCGAATGCCATGATGAGATCCTGCTGCAGGGCCTCGGCGAGCTGATCGACAACCTCGACCAGGACACCGTGCTGGTGCTGCACCAGATGGGCAGCCACGGTCCCGAGTATTTCAAGCGCTACCCGGCCGGTGCCGAGCCATTTACCCCGGTGTGCCGCAGCAATGCGCTGAACCAGTGCAGCGAACAGGAAATCGTCAATGGCTATGACAACACCTTGAGCTATACCGACAAGGTACTGGCATCGTTGATCGACACCCTGCGCAGCAAGCAAGACAAGGTCGACACCGCGATGATCTACCTGTCCGACCATGGCGAGTCGCTGGGCGAGTACAACCTGTTCCTGCATGGCACGCCGTACATGATGGCGCCGGACCAGCAGAAGCATGTGCCGCTGCTGGCCTGGTTCTCCGACAGTTACCAGCAGGACTTCGGCCTCGACACCGACTGCCTGGCCAAGCTGCGCGATGCACCGTTGTCCCAGGACAACCTGTTCCACTCGATGCTTGGCCTGTTGCAGGTGCGCACCGGGGTCTACCAGCAGTCGCTGGACATGTTTGCCGGCTGCCGCCCCTGGCTGGCGGCCGATCGCTGA
- the rnd gene encoding ribonuclease D, which translates to MAIDIHWIRDDQTLAEHCQQWHELPFVALDTEFMRVDTFYPKAGLIQIGDGQRAYLIDPLLIRDWQPLAALLEDSGVVKVLHACSEDLEVLLRLTGKLPQPLFDTQLAAGYLNIGFSMGYSRLVQDVLGIELPKGETRSDWLQRPLSDTQVSYAAEDAVHLAELFEALRPRLSDDKYAWVLEDGAELVAALRREVEPETLYRDVKLAWKLGRQQLAVLRELCAWREREARSRDVPRNRILKEHSLWPMARSQPDSPSALAKIDEMHPRTIRQDGEQLIQLIKRAASQPQEQWPEPLPEPLPIEAAGILKRLRAIGQAEGERLGIAPELMLRKKALEALLKSGYPNGPYQLPDALRGWRRERMGQALLDDLAGAGDCR; encoded by the coding sequence GTGGCCATCGATATTCACTGGATCCGTGACGACCAGACCCTGGCCGAGCACTGCCAACAATGGCATGAGCTGCCTTTCGTGGCACTCGACACCGAATTCATGCGGGTCGACACCTTCTACCCCAAGGCCGGGCTGATCCAGATCGGCGACGGTCAACGCGCCTATCTCATCGATCCGCTGCTGATCCGTGACTGGCAACCGCTGGCCGCGTTGCTCGAGGACAGCGGCGTGGTCAAGGTGCTGCACGCCTGCAGCGAAGACCTCGAGGTGCTGCTGCGCCTGACCGGCAAGCTGCCGCAACCGCTGTTCGACACGCAACTGGCCGCCGGCTACCTGAACATCGGCTTCTCGATGGGCTATTCGCGCCTGGTCCAGGATGTGCTGGGCATCGAGCTGCCCAAGGGCGAGACCCGCTCCGACTGGTTGCAGCGCCCGCTGTCGGACACCCAGGTCAGCTACGCCGCCGAGGACGCCGTGCACCTGGCCGAGCTGTTCGAAGCCCTGCGCCCCCGGTTGTCCGACGACAAGTACGCCTGGGTGCTGGAGGACGGCGCCGAGCTGGTCGCCGCGCTGCGCCGCGAAGTCGAGCCCGAGACCCTGTACCGCGATGTCAAGCTGGCCTGGAAGCTCGGCCGCCAGCAACTGGCGGTGCTGCGCGAATTGTGCGCCTGGCGTGAGCGTGAGGCCCGCAGCCGCGATGTGCCGCGCAACCGCATCCTCAAGGAACATTCGCTGTGGCCCATGGCCAGGAGCCAGCCGGATAGCCCATCTGCGCTGGCGAAAATCGACGAGATGCACCCGCGCACCATCCGCCAGGACGGTGAGCAGCTGATCCAGCTGATCAAGCGGGCCGCCAGCCAGCCCCAGGAGCAATGGCCCGAGCCACTGCCGGAGCCCCTGCCGATCGAAGCCGCCGGCATCCTCAAGCGCCTGCGTGCCATCGGCCAGGCCGAGGGCGAGCGGTTGGGCATCGCCCCAGAGCTGATGCTGCGCAAGAAAGCCCTCGAAGCCCTGCTCAAGAGCGGCTACCCCAATGGCCCCTATCAACTGCCTGATGCACTGCGCGGCTGGCGTCGCGAGCGCATGGGCCAGGCCCTGCTGGACGATCTGGCCGGCGCCGGAGATTGCCGATGA